The following coding sequences are from one Leptolyngbya sp. NIES-3755 window:
- a CDS encoding pyruvate dehydrogenase E1 component subunit alpha (similar to AA sequence:cyanobase_aa:LBDG_54210) — translation MVQERAFPAFQTAPAQVTREEGLMLYEDMVLGRFFEDKCAEMYYRGKMFGFVHLYNGQEAVSTGVIRAMRPGEDYVCSTYRDHVHALSCGVPAREVMAELFGKATGCSKGRGGSMHLFSAEHRLLGGFAFIGEGIPVATGAAFQSKYRREVMGDENADQVTAAFFGDGTTNNGQFFECLNMAALWKLPIIFVVENNKWAIGMAHDRASSQTEIYKKASVFGMPGYEVDGMDVLAVRGVAQEAVRRARAGEGPTLIECLTYRFRGHSLADPDELRSKEEKEAWLARDPLKKFSAYLIEQNLVKQSEIKEIEKKVQALVEDAVKFGLESPEPDPSELYKYIFAED, via the coding sequence ATGGTTCAAGAAAGAGCATTTCCGGCATTTCAAACAGCACCCGCACAAGTCACCCGCGAAGAAGGACTGATGCTGTACGAGGATATGGTTTTGGGTCGCTTCTTTGAAGATAAGTGTGCCGAAATGTACTATCGCGGCAAGATGTTTGGGTTCGTACACTTATATAACGGTCAAGAAGCGGTTTCGACCGGTGTGATTCGGGCGATGCGTCCGGGCGAAGATTATGTCTGTAGTACCTATCGCGATCACGTTCATGCGCTCTCTTGTGGAGTTCCGGCTCGTGAAGTGATGGCGGAATTGTTTGGGAAAGCAACCGGATGCAGTAAAGGTCGCGGCGGTTCGATGCACTTGTTTTCGGCTGAACATCGCTTGTTAGGTGGATTTGCCTTTATTGGTGAAGGTATTCCGGTGGCGACTGGAGCGGCATTTCAGTCAAAATATCGTCGCGAAGTGATGGGCGATGAAAATGCGGATCAAGTGACGGCTGCATTTTTTGGCGATGGCACGACGAATAACGGGCAATTCTTTGAATGTTTGAACATGGCAGCGTTGTGGAAGTTGCCGATCATCTTTGTGGTCGAGAATAACAAATGGGCGATCGGGATGGCGCACGATCGAGCCAGTTCTCAGACTGAGATTTACAAGAAAGCCAGCGTGTTTGGAATGCCCGGTTATGAAGTCGATGGCATGGATGTGTTGGCGGTTCGGGGAGTCGCACAAGAAGCGGTGAGACGGGCGAGAGCGGGTGAAGGTCCGACTTTGATTGAGTGTTTGACGTATCGGTTCCGGGGGCATTCGTTGGCTGATCCGGATGAACTACGATCGAAGGAAGAGAAAGAGGCTTGGTTGGCTCGTGATCCGCTGAAGAAGTTTTCTGCTTATTTGATTGAGCAGAATTTGGTGAAGCAGAGCGAGATTAAGGAGATTGAGAAGAAGGTTCAGGCATTGGTGGAAGATGCGGTGAAATTTGGATTGGAAAGCCCTGAACCTGATCCGAGTGAACTGTATAAGTACATTTTTGCTGAGGATTAG
- a CDS encoding two-component response regulator, CheY subfamily (similar to AA sequence:cyanobase_aa:LBDG_09800), with amino-acid sequence MNMALNTSNDFLLSVLEGLVDGILLVSPNGELVFANSAAIDLCQKLNPKEQYPIEVWRSCEALIESREWYGDRPLVIESELQTENHQTYRIRVQWLQLEEPRLLVRLEDQQRSLQSLAVTEAKKFGLTPREAEVWFLKRCNMSRKEIAAQLFITIDTVKKHLGNIQSKRQAHQESWC; translated from the coding sequence ATGAACATGGCTCTTAATACTTCTAATGATTTCCTGTTGTCTGTGCTTGAAGGTTTAGTCGATGGCATTTTGCTGGTGAGTCCAAACGGTGAACTGGTTTTCGCGAATTCTGCTGCGATCGACCTGTGCCAAAAACTAAACCCGAAAGAGCAATATCCTATTGAGGTCTGGCGTTCCTGTGAAGCGTTGATTGAAAGCCGTGAATGGTATGGCGATCGACCGTTAGTCATCGAGTCCGAGTTGCAAACTGAGAATCATCAAACCTATCGAATCCGGGTTCAATGGTTGCAATTAGAGGAACCTCGTTTGCTCGTTCGATTAGAAGATCAACAGCGATCGCTGCAAAGTCTAGCAGTGACCGAAGCGAAAAAATTCGGGCTGACTCCACGAGAAGCTGAGGTCTGGTTTCTCAAGCGATGCAACATGTCTCGAAAAGAGATTGCGGCTCAGTTATTCATTACGATCGATACGGTGAAAAAACATTTAGGTAACATTCAATCGAAACGCCAAGCCCATCAGGAGAGTTGGTGTTAG
- a CDS encoding (Myosin heavy-chain) kinase (similar to AA sequence:cyanobase_aa:LBDG_09790), translating into MITIEDALDVLDRVLQQDRLTHLQEVVFRCAWEGMTYEQIATAEDYDPDYIKLVGAQLWQLLSDRLGQRVTKSNFRVALRQFTQVDRPKVSTISQTLADWGEAVDVSGFCGRIQELALLDRALTEEQCRFVTILGMGGIGKTVLSVKLARQVEGRFEAVIWRSLQDAPPLDVILSDWIPFLSRQQETELPDTVDGKLARLMHYLRSSRCLLILDNVESILEIGDRAGHYPIGYESYGELFRRIGETVHQSCLVLTSREKPKEVAALEGQFVRSIRLEGLDTTEAGEFLKPKRLEASSKTFQRFINLYGGNPLALKIAASTIQDLFDSDVGEFLTQGTAVFGGISDLLDEQFDRLSDLEQQIMYWIAIDRDGASLSELADDLVPTIPKRQLIEALASLARRPIVEKRGSKFTQQPVVMEYVIDRFIDQIYQEFCSESFQLLMSHALIKATVEDHIRDRQIRMIMQPLIDRLTAPTHCHTDLEDKLKNVLVKLRQHYGCAPGYAAGNILNLLCCLKTDLTNYDFSDLAVWQAQLQGVNLHQVNFANADLKKSVFSETLGNVWSVAFSPDGATLAASDTAGTIHLWNVLDGQKILTCDGHQHWVCEIAFSPDGNFIVSASGDNTIKIWSAKTGGCLRTLTEHQDWVISIAVSPTAPILASSGADRTIRLWDLNTGKPLRVLEGHQHWICKIAFSPDGQTIASGSDDRTIKLWDVKTGDCLKTIEGHTNTVRCVAFSPDGTMLASSSEDATIKLWEIETSHCIRTLAGHLNQVRCVNFSPDGTLLLSGSFDETIKLWDLASGKCLRTLQQHRGIVRSAIFSPTGNMIASGSADQSVRLWHTQTGECCKTLQGYTNFVLSVEFSFDNQYLATTSTDQTVNLWDSQTGTCVSSFYGHENWVWTVAFSPDDQLLASGSFDYTIRVWERSTNQCLKVLRGHTNWVWSVAFSPNGTTLASGSFDQTIRLWNPNTGECLHILAAQSRIWSIAYSPDGEFLASGEENHLIHLWNPHTGQCLQTLQGHTHRVMSIAFSADGKRLVSGSEDGTVRIWDLKSGQCESVFQSGDRIMSVAFSENSHYIASGGVNQTVKVWDLKSGDCQILRGHLDSIWSVKFDRDSSILASGSEDQTVRLWNVETGECVKILQKPQPYDGMNITNVSGITNAQKTTLKALGAIDVY; encoded by the coding sequence GTGATCACGATCGAGGATGCGCTGGATGTGTTAGATCGCGTGTTGCAACAGGATCGCTTGACTCATCTTCAAGAAGTTGTGTTCCGATGCGCTTGGGAGGGGATGACGTATGAACAGATTGCAACGGCTGAAGATTACGATCCGGATTATATAAAGCTGGTGGGCGCACAATTGTGGCAACTGTTGTCCGATCGATTGGGGCAGCGGGTGACAAAGAGTAATTTCCGCGTTGCCTTACGCCAATTTACCCAAGTCGATCGCCCGAAAGTTTCGACGATTTCCCAGACGCTGGCTGATTGGGGGGAAGCGGTGGACGTGTCGGGCTTTTGTGGACGGATACAGGAATTGGCATTGCTCGATCGTGCGTTGACCGAGGAGCAATGTCGATTCGTGACCATTTTGGGTATGGGGGGCATTGGAAAAACGGTTCTCTCAGTGAAATTGGCGCGTCAGGTGGAAGGGAGGTTTGAGGCGGTAATTTGGCGATCGTTACAAGATGCGCCGCCGCTTGATGTGATCTTGTCGGATTGGATTCCGTTTCTGTCACGTCAACAAGAGACGGAACTACCGGATACGGTCGATGGGAAGTTGGCTCGGTTGATGCACTATTTACGATCGTCTCGCTGTTTGCTGATCCTCGATAACGTTGAATCCATTCTAGAGATTGGCGATCGTGCTGGACATTACCCGATCGGGTATGAATCGTATGGCGAGTTATTTCGTCGAATCGGGGAAACAGTGCATCAAAGTTGTTTGGTGTTGACAAGTCGCGAAAAGCCGAAAGAAGTCGCGGCGTTGGAGGGGCAATTTGTGCGATCGATTCGTTTAGAAGGTTTGGATACGACCGAAGCAGGAGAATTTCTTAAACCCAAACGATTAGAAGCAAGCTCGAAAACATTTCAGCGATTCATCAATTTATACGGAGGTAATCCATTAGCGCTTAAGATTGCAGCTTCTACGATTCAAGATTTGTTTGATAGTGATGTTGGGGAATTTCTCACCCAAGGAACAGCCGTATTTGGTGGCATTTCAGATCTGTTAGATGAACAGTTCGATCGCTTATCTGATCTCGAACAGCAAATTATGTACTGGATTGCGATCGACCGCGATGGTGCATCTTTGTCAGAACTTGCAGATGATTTGGTTCCTACGATTCCGAAACGGCAATTAATCGAAGCTTTGGCATCTTTAGCACGAAGACCGATCGTAGAAAAACGCGGATCGAAATTCACGCAACAGCCTGTCGTAATGGAATATGTGATCGATCGCTTTATCGATCAGATCTATCAAGAGTTTTGTTCTGAGTCGTTTCAATTATTGATGTCTCATGCGTTGATTAAAGCGACCGTTGAAGATCACATTCGCGATCGACAAATTCGGATGATCATGCAGCCATTAATCGATCGACTGACTGCTCCCACACATTGCCACACGGATTTAGAGGATAAGCTAAAAAATGTTCTAGTCAAACTCAGACAACACTATGGTTGTGCGCCTGGATACGCAGCAGGTAACATTCTCAATCTATTGTGCTGTCTGAAAACTGATTTAACGAACTATGACTTTTCAGATTTGGCAGTCTGGCAAGCACAGTTACAAGGAGTGAACTTACACCAAGTCAATTTTGCGAATGCAGATTTAAAGAAATCCGTCTTTTCTGAGACTTTAGGAAATGTTTGGTCTGTGGCATTTAGTCCTGATGGAGCCACATTAGCAGCAAGTGATACGGCTGGAACGATTCATCTTTGGAATGTTCTAGATGGGCAAAAAATTCTCACTTGCGATGGTCATCAGCACTGGGTGTGCGAGATTGCATTTAGTCCTGATGGAAACTTCATTGTTTCTGCAAGCGGGGATAATACTATCAAAATCTGGAGTGCGAAAACAGGTGGATGCTTGCGAACATTGACCGAGCATCAGGATTGGGTCATCTCGATCGCGGTTTCTCCAACGGCTCCAATTCTTGCAAGTAGTGGCGCTGATCGTACAATCCGACTTTGGGATCTTAATACTGGAAAACCGCTACGAGTCTTAGAAGGACATCAACATTGGATTTGTAAGATTGCCTTTAGTCCTGATGGGCAAACGATAGCGAGTGGGAGTGACGATCGCACTATCAAGCTTTGGGATGTGAAAACTGGCGATTGTTTGAAAACGATCGAAGGACATACCAATACCGTTCGATGTGTGGCATTTAGTCCAGATGGAACGATGTTGGCAAGTAGTAGCGAAGATGCAACGATTAAACTTTGGGAGATTGAAACCTCGCATTGCATTAGAACATTAGCGGGACATTTGAATCAGGTTCGATGTGTGAACTTTAGTCCAGATGGAACACTGTTACTGAGTGGAAGCTTTGATGAGACAATTAAACTTTGGGATCTAGCTTCTGGAAAGTGTTTGAGAACATTACAGCAGCATCGGGGAATTGTTCGATCGGCAATTTTCAGCCCAACCGGAAACATGATTGCTAGTGGGAGTGCCGATCAATCTGTTCGACTTTGGCATACTCAAACAGGTGAATGCTGTAAGACATTACAAGGCTACACCAATTTCGTATTATCGGTTGAATTTAGCTTCGATAATCAATATCTAGCTACCACTAGCACCGATCAAACCGTGAATCTTTGGGATAGTCAGACGGGAACTTGTGTCAGTAGCTTTTACGGACATGAGAATTGGGTTTGGACAGTCGCATTTAGTCCAGATGATCAATTACTTGCCAGTGGTAGCTTTGATTATACGATTCGGGTGTGGGAGCGATCGACAAATCAATGCCTAAAAGTTCTACGCGGACATACGAATTGGGTTTGGTCGGTCGCGTTTAGCCCAAATGGAACGACGCTTGCGAGCGGTAGCTTTGATCAAACGATTCGATTGTGGAATCCCAATACGGGTGAATGTTTACATATTCTCGCGGCTCAGAGTCGGATTTGGTCGATCGCGTATAGTCCCGATGGTGAATTCCTTGCGAGTGGTGAAGAAAATCATTTGATTCATCTCTGGAATCCGCACACAGGTCAATGTTTGCAGACCTTACAAGGACACACCCATCGAGTCATGTCGATCGCATTTAGCGCGGATGGAAAGCGGTTAGTCAGTGGGAGCGAAGATGGGACTGTCAGAATTTGGGATTTGAAATCAGGGCAGTGTGAGAGCGTGTTTCAGAGTGGCGATCGTATTATGTCGGTCGCATTCTCCGAGAATAGTCATTACATTGCGAGTGGCGGAGTGAATCAAACGGTTAAAGTTTGGGATCTCAAGTCTGGAGACTGCCAGATTTTGCGAGGACATCTCGATAGTATTTGGTCAGTGAAGTTCGATCGGGATAGTTCAATCCTTGCAAGTGGTAGTGAAGATCAGACGGTTCGACTTTGGAATGTTGAGACGGGGGAATGTGTCAAAATTCTACAGAAACCACAGCCCTACGATGGAATGAACATTACGAATGTGAGCGGCATTACGAATGCACAGAAAACAACATTGAAAGCATTAGGAGCGATCGACGTTTATTGA
- a CDS encoding PAS/PAC sensor signal transduction histidine kinase (similar to AA sequence:cyanobase_aa:Cyan7425_0583) — protein MLPQIGGLRSKLVLLVLFAALPGFAIALMSNIRERELFESRYREKALRISQQAVIRQDELVSETRTALEQLSEKAEVRGAQCESILLEQLKRSERYLVFATIGIDGKSICTAPPTKQAIDVRDRSWFQRTIRDRDFAAGEYQIGRISNQPGLAFSYPLITNNQLQGVIVATLNLNWLNQLIAAKELPAGSTVSVVDRKGVILARYPEPEKWVGTSIKNTDLFKELQTQRTNSTTIQRGADGNLQLFAYSYLLPQEAPDLRLIVSIPESEIFAQATRNTIENLIWLGTIAIFAIIATWYFSVIAIQRPICRLLDATQQLTKGDLSVRVEPPFQPGMLGQLAQAFNQMARSLESHVAEKIEIQRQSELAQIKERFVSMVTHEFRNPLSSILVAAQILRQYGDRMSATQKDQQFERLVSAARQMQQLMEDVLLIGQDQAGMVQFAPTTVNLDEFCGGLIEEAQGNATSQHRLVLTHEGNCQGMNIDERLVRSILTNLLSNAIKYSPEGGTVDFRLRCEPECLIFQIQDSGIGISEEDLPRLFESFYRGQNTGRIRGTGLGLAIVKRCVELHGGTIAVDSQIDVGTTFEVRLPQ, from the coding sequence ATGCTCCCTCAGATTGGTGGATTGCGATCGAAATTAGTCTTACTCGTTTTGTTTGCCGCACTTCCAGGATTCGCGATCGCTCTAATGAGCAACATTCGGGAACGTGAGTTATTTGAATCCCGATATCGAGAGAAAGCCCTACGTATTTCTCAACAGGCTGTCATCCGACAAGATGAACTGGTCAGTGAAACGCGAACCGCTCTAGAACAGCTATCTGAAAAGGCTGAGGTTCGAGGGGCGCAGTGTGAATCAATTTTGCTGGAGCAATTGAAACGATCGGAACGTTATCTTGTGTTCGCGACCATTGGAATTGATGGAAAATCAATTTGTACCGCTCCGCCCACCAAACAGGCGATCGATGTTCGCGATCGCAGTTGGTTTCAGAGAACCATTCGCGATCGAGACTTTGCTGCTGGAGAATACCAGATTGGGCGAATTTCTAATCAACCAGGACTAGCATTTAGCTATCCATTAATTACTAACAATCAGCTTCAAGGTGTAATCGTTGCAACGTTGAATTTGAATTGGCTCAATCAATTGATAGCAGCAAAAGAACTGCCTGCTGGATCAACGGTTAGTGTTGTCGATCGTAAAGGGGTGATTCTTGCCCGGTATCCTGAGCCAGAAAAGTGGGTGGGAACCTCGATCAAGAACACAGACTTATTCAAAGAGTTACAGACGCAACGAACCAATTCAACGACGATTCAGCGAGGAGCAGACGGAAATTTACAGCTTTTTGCTTATTCGTATCTCTTGCCGCAAGAAGCTCCAGATTTGCGATTGATTGTGAGTATTCCAGAATCGGAAATTTTTGCTCAAGCGACTCGAAATACGATCGAGAATTTGATTTGGCTTGGCACGATCGCGATCTTTGCGATCATTGCAACTTGGTATTTTAGTGTAATTGCGATTCAGCGTCCGATTTGCCGATTGCTAGATGCTACCCAACAGCTAACCAAAGGAGATTTGAGCGTACGAGTGGAGCCTCCATTTCAGCCTGGAATGCTCGGACAATTAGCACAAGCATTTAATCAAATGGCTCGATCGCTCGAATCGCATGTTGCAGAAAAGATTGAGATACAGCGTCAAAGTGAACTTGCCCAGATCAAAGAGCGCTTTGTTTCAATGGTGACGCATGAATTTCGCAATCCTTTAAGTAGTATCTTGGTAGCGGCTCAAATTCTGCGGCAATATGGCGATCGAATGTCTGCAACTCAGAAAGACCAGCAATTCGAGCGTCTTGTTTCTGCGGCACGTCAAATGCAGCAATTGATGGAAGATGTATTGCTCATTGGTCAAGATCAGGCTGGAATGGTTCAATTTGCACCGACAACAGTTAACTTAGATGAGTTTTGTGGTGGGCTGATTGAAGAAGCACAAGGAAATGCAACTTCTCAACATCGATTAGTGTTGACGCACGAGGGAAATTGCCAAGGCATGAACATTGATGAAAGGTTAGTTCGATCGATTCTCACCAATCTTTTATCGAATGCAATTAAGTACTCTCCAGAGGGAGGAACGGTCGATTTCAGGCTGAGATGTGAACCGGAGTGTCTGATCTTTCAGATTCAAGATTCGGGAATCGGCATCTCTGAGGAAGATTTACCGCGATTGTTTGAATCGTTTTACCGAGGTCAAAACACGGGCAGGATTCGAGGAACGGGATTAGGGTTAGCGATTGTAAAACGCTGCGTCGAACTTCACGGTGGAACGATCGCCGTCGATAGTCAAATTGATGTAGGAACAACATTCGAGGTGAGATTGCCTCAATAA
- a CDS encoding gluconokinase (similar to AA sequence:cyanobase_aa:LBDG_37080) — translation MNYYIGIDIGTTSTKAIAVSSTGEVKSVVSREYPLLSPRPRFAEQDPTVIFTAVLESVRDTIQQANLSSRDIAAVGCGSAMHSLIVMGADNVLLTQSITWADSRSIKQAEALKQSSKGIEIYQNTGTPLHPMSPLTKLLWMRDCEPELFRKAAKFISIKEYVLYQWFEQYVVDYSIASATGLLNVKTRSWDESVLELTQLRVEQFSELVPTTHVLRGMKPEYAAMMGLDPNVPVVVGASDGVLANIGVGAIASDQVAITIGTSSAVRKIVSEPLTDSQARTFCYAFTEKQWIIGGASNNGGIVLRWFRDQFGLPERNYEDAYDRLIQLAEPIPAGAEGLLFLPFLSGERAPYWNADARGVFFGVSLRHQRSHFIRAVLEGILFAAYSITTVLSELTGSSQTILASGGFARSSISLQLMADIFGIEVLVPEVFEASGFGAAVLAMYAVQEIDQLEQVRSMIRIRDRHSPNLERSEQYHQLFDRYQRLYYQLEPEFST, via the coding sequence ATGAACTACTACATCGGAATTGATATCGGCACAACGAGCACAAAAGCGATCGCAGTTTCCTCAACAGGCGAGGTTAAGAGTGTTGTCAGTCGAGAATATCCATTGCTCTCTCCTCGCCCTCGATTTGCTGAACAAGATCCGACTGTGATTTTTACTGCGGTTTTAGAGTCAGTCCGAGACACTATCCAGCAAGCGAATTTATCGAGTCGTGACATTGCTGCGGTGGGTTGTGGTTCTGCAATGCACAGTTTGATTGTGATGGGCGCAGACAATGTTCTATTAACACAGAGTATCACTTGGGCAGATAGTCGTAGTATTAAGCAAGCAGAGGCATTAAAGCAAAGTTCAAAAGGGATTGAAATCTATCAAAACACTGGGACACCCTTGCATCCGATGTCTCCGCTGACTAAGTTACTGTGGATGCGAGACTGTGAACCGGAGCTATTTCGCAAAGCGGCAAAGTTTATTTCGATTAAAGAATACGTACTATACCAATGGTTTGAACAGTATGTTGTAGATTACTCGATCGCTTCTGCTACTGGATTGTTGAATGTCAAAACTCGATCGTGGGATGAAAGCGTTCTAGAACTCACACAGCTTCGAGTCGAGCAGTTCAGCGAATTAGTTCCAACGACACACGTTCTACGAGGAATGAAGCCTGAATATGCAGCAATGATGGGACTCGATCCGAATGTTCCAGTTGTCGTAGGCGCGAGTGATGGCGTGTTGGCAAATATTGGAGTTGGAGCGATCGCATCCGATCAAGTGGCAATTACGATCGGAACCAGTAGCGCAGTTCGCAAAATCGTTTCTGAGCCATTGACTGATTCACAAGCAAGAACTTTTTGCTATGCCTTTACTGAGAAGCAATGGATCATTGGGGGTGCTTCTAACAATGGTGGAATCGTTCTACGCTGGTTTCGTGATCAGTTCGGATTGCCTGAACGGAACTATGAAGATGCTTACGATCGATTAATTCAACTTGCTGAGCCAATTCCTGCGGGAGCCGAAGGATTGCTATTTTTACCCTTTCTCTCTGGAGAACGTGCTCCCTATTGGAATGCAGATGCAAGAGGTGTATTCTTTGGGGTATCTCTGCGACATCAGCGATCGCATTTTATTCGTGCTGTTCTGGAAGGGATTCTGTTTGCAGCTTACAGTATTACAACAGTGCTGAGTGAGCTAACCGGATCGAGTCAAACGATTTTAGCATCGGGGGGATTTGCTCGATCTTCAATCTCGCTGCAACTCATGGCAGACATATTCGGCATCGAAGTGCTTGTTCCAGAAGTGTTTGAAGCGAGTGGATTTGGAGCGGCTGTATTAGCGATGTATGCAGTGCAGGAAATTGATCAATTAGAACAGGTTCGATCGATGATTCGGATTCGCGATCGACATTCTCCAAATCTTGAACGATCAGAGCAGTATCATCAATTGTTCGATCGCTATCAACGGCTTTACTATCAACTAGAACCAGAGTTTTCAACCTGA